One part of the Vogesella sp. LIG4 genome encodes these proteins:
- a CDS encoding AMP-binding protein → MSLHPSYVHGGSEQPLIGQTIGQFFDAACQRHAARDGLIVRQQGVRWSYAEFGEQVTRLACGLRRLGLQPGERVGIWSQNNVEWVLMQFATAKAGLVLVNINPAYRRSELEYALGKVGCRALVLSPSFKSSDYLAILGDVVPELAASQPGGLQAASLPELRWVIRLGSEATPGMLNFDSLLAEPSDAERQALQEVGQTLQFDDPINIQFTSGTTGSPKGATLTHHNILNNGFFVGEAMRLSEHDRLCIPVPLYHCFGMVLGVLACLTHGSTIIFPSEAFEPLAVLETVAAEKCTALHGVPTMFIAVLDHPRFAEFDLSSLRTGIMAGSPCPIEVMKRVVAQMHMAEVTIAYGMTETSPVSFQSYTDTPLEKKVSTVGRIHPHVEVKIVDPQGRIVPRGETGELLTRGYSVMLGYWGDEEKTREAIDAAGWMHTGDLAVLDADGYCNIVGRVKDMVIRGGENIYPREIEEFLYRHPKVQDVQVVGVPDAKYGEELCAWIRLRDGETCTADEIRAFCSGQIAHYKIPRYIEFVDSFPMTITGKIQKFMMRQQMKQKLGLEEDKTA, encoded by the coding sequence ATGAGCCTTCACCCGAGTTACGTTCACGGCGGCAGCGAGCAGCCGCTGATCGGCCAGACCATCGGCCAGTTCTTCGATGCCGCCTGCCAGCGCCATGCCGCGCGCGACGGCCTGATCGTGCGCCAGCAGGGCGTGCGTTGGAGCTACGCCGAATTCGGCGAGCAGGTCACGCGGCTGGCCTGCGGCCTGCGCCGGCTGGGCCTGCAGCCGGGCGAGCGCGTCGGCATCTGGTCGCAGAACAATGTGGAGTGGGTGCTGATGCAGTTCGCCACCGCCAAGGCCGGGCTGGTGCTGGTGAACATCAACCCGGCCTACCGCCGCAGCGAGCTGGAATACGCGCTGGGCAAGGTGGGTTGCCGCGCGCTGGTGCTGTCGCCCAGCTTCAAGAGCAGCGACTACCTGGCGATCCTGGGCGACGTGGTGCCGGAGTTGGCCGCAAGCCAGCCGGGCGGGTTGCAGGCCGCCAGCCTGCCGGAACTGCGCTGGGTGATCCGCCTGGGTAGTGAAGCCACGCCGGGCATGCTGAACTTCGACAGCCTGCTGGCAGAGCCGAGTGATGCCGAGCGCCAGGCGCTGCAGGAAGTAGGGCAGACGCTGCAGTTCGATGACCCGATCAACATCCAGTTCACCTCCGGCACCACCGGCAGCCCCAAGGGCGCCACGCTTACCCACCACAACATCCTCAACAACGGCTTTTTCGTCGGCGAGGCGATGCGCCTCAGCGAGCACGACCGGCTGTGCATCCCGGTGCCGCTGTACCACTGCTTCGGCATGGTGCTGGGCGTGCTGGCCTGCCTCACCCACGGCAGCACCATCATTTTCCCGTCGGAAGCCTTCGAGCCGCTGGCGGTGCTGGAAACCGTGGCGGCGGAAAAATGCACCGCGCTGCATGGCGTGCCCACCATGTTCATCGCGGTGCTGGATCACCCGCGCTTTGCCGAGTTTGACCTCTCCAGCCTGCGCACCGGCATCATGGCCGGCAGCCCGTGCCCTATCGAAGTGATGAAGCGGGTGGTGGCTCAGATGCACATGGCCGAGGTCACCATTGCCTACGGCATGACCGAGACCAGCCCGGTGAGCTTCCAGAGCTACACCGACACCCCGCTGGAAAAGAAAGTGTCCACCGTTGGCCGCATCCACCCGCACGTGGAAGTGAAGATCGTCGACCCGCAGGGCCGCATCGTGCCGCGCGGGGAAACCGGCGAACTGCTCACCCGCGGTTACTCGGTAATGCTGGGTTACTGGGGCGACGAGGAGAAAACCCGCGAGGCGATAGACGCTGCCGGCTGGATGCACACCGGCGACCTGGCGGTGCTGGACGCGGACGGTTACTGCAATATCGTCGGCCGGGTGAAGGATATGGTGATCCGCGGCGGCGAGAACATCTACCCGCGCGAGATCGAGGAATTCCTCTACCGCCACCCCAAGGTACAGGACGTGCAGGTGGTGGGCGTGCCGGACGCCAAGTACGGCGAGGAACTGTGCGCCTGGATACGGCTGCGTGACGGCGAGACTTGCACCGCGGACGAAATCCGCGCCTTCTGCAGCGGCCAGATCGCGCACTACAAGATTCCGCGCTACATCGAATTCGTCGACAGCTTCCCGATGACCATCACCGGCAAGATCCAGAAATTCATGATGCGGCAGCAGATGAAGCAGAAGCTGGGGCTGGAGGAGGACAAGACGGCCTGA
- a CDS encoding carboxyl transferase domain-containing protein, with amino-acid sequence MPIIESKLSPRAADFAANADKMRAVVADLKDKVARAAQGGGDKARAKHVARGKLLPRERIDLLLDAGSPFLELSQLAAYGMYGDDAPGAGVITGIGRIGGIECLIVANDATVKGGTYYPMTVKKHLRAQEIARENRIPCIYLVDSGGAFLPLQDEVFPDREHFGRIFYNQANLSAAGIPQIAVVMGSCTAGGAYVPAMSDETVIVKEQGTIFLGGPPLVKAATGEVVSAEELGGGDVHTRVSGVADHLAQNDAHALSIARRIVSDLNWKKQGELDRAAPKPPRYAAEEIYGVIPADPKKPFDVREIIARLVDDSDFDEFKQNYGTTLVTGFARLNGYRVGIIANNGILFSESALKGAHFVELCCQRGIPLIFLQNITGFMVGKKYENGGIAKDGAKLVTAVACASVPKFTVLIGGSFGAGNYGMCGRAYSPRFLWMWPNSRISVMGGEQAAGVLAQVKKEQLGDTFTPEQEEALKAPVREQYERQGHPYYASARLWDDGVIDPAQTREVLSLALEASLSAPVEQTRFGVFRM; translated from the coding sequence ATGCCCATCATCGAATCCAAGCTCTCCCCCCGCGCCGCCGACTTTGCGGCCAACGCCGACAAGATGCGTGCCGTGGTGGCCGACCTGAAGGACAAGGTTGCCCGTGCCGCGCAGGGCGGCGGCGACAAGGCGCGCGCCAAGCACGTGGCGCGCGGCAAACTGCTGCCGCGCGAGCGCATCGACCTGCTGCTGGATGCCGGCTCGCCGTTCCTGGAGCTGTCGCAGTTGGCCGCATACGGCATGTATGGCGACGACGCGCCGGGCGCCGGGGTGATTACCGGCATCGGCCGCATTGGCGGCATCGAATGCCTGATCGTGGCTAACGACGCCACCGTCAAGGGCGGCACCTACTACCCGATGACGGTAAAAAAGCACCTGCGCGCGCAGGAAATCGCCCGCGAAAACCGTATTCCTTGCATCTATCTTGTTGACTCTGGCGGCGCCTTCCTGCCGCTGCAGGATGAAGTGTTCCCCGACCGCGAGCACTTCGGCCGCATCTTCTACAACCAGGCCAACCTGTCCGCCGCCGGCATTCCGCAGATCGCGGTGGTGATGGGCAGCTGCACCGCCGGCGGCGCCTACGTGCCGGCGATGAGCGACGAGACGGTGATCGTCAAGGAACAGGGCACCATCTTCCTGGGCGGCCCGCCGCTGGTGAAGGCCGCCACCGGCGAAGTGGTGTCGGCAGAAGAACTGGGCGGCGGTGACGTGCACACCCGCGTGTCCGGCGTGGCCGACCACCTGGCGCAGAACGATGCCCACGCGCTGTCCATCGCCCGCCGCATCGTGTCCGACCTCAACTGGAAGAAACAGGGCGAGCTGGACCGCGCTGCGCCGAAGCCGCCGCGCTACGCCGCGGAAGAAATCTACGGCGTGATTCCGGCCGACCCGAAAAAACCGTTCGACGTGCGCGAGATCATCGCCCGCCTGGTGGACGACTCGGACTTCGACGAATTCAAGCAGAACTACGGCACCACTTTGGTCACCGGCTTTGCCCGCCTTAACGGTTACCGCGTCGGCATCATCGCCAACAACGGCATCCTGTTCAGCGAGTCCGCGCTCAAGGGCGCGCACTTCGTGGAGCTGTGCTGCCAGCGCGGCATTCCGCTGATCTTCCTGCAGAACATCACCGGCTTCATGGTGGGCAAGAAGTACGAAAACGGCGGCATCGCCAAGGACGGCGCCAAGCTGGTGACCGCCGTGGCCTGCGCCAGCGTACCCAAGTTCACCGTGCTGATCGGCGGCAGCTTCGGCGCCGGCAACTACGGCATGTGCGGCCGCGCCTACTCGCCACGCTTCCTGTGGATGTGGCCGAACAGCCGCATCTCGGTAATGGGCGGCGAACAGGCTGCCGGCGTGCTGGCCCAGGTGAAGAAGGAACAGCTGGGCGACACCTTCACGCCGGAGCAGGAAGAAGCACTGAAGGCGCCGGTGCGCGAGCAGTACGAACGCCAGGGCCACCCCTACTACGCCAGCGCCCGGCTGTGGGACGACGGCGTGATCGACCCGGCGCAGACCCGCGAGGTGCTGAGCCTGGCGCTGGAAGCCAGCCTGTCGGCGCCGGTGGAACAGACACGTTTCGGCGTGTTCCGGATGTGA
- a CDS encoding MerR family DNA-binding transcriptional regulator, with protein sequence MSEERLFTISDLARDFDITLRTIRFYEEQGLIEPQREGRQRLFTHRDRARLRLILRGKRIGLALSEIREILDLYELARDEASQSLKLLQLLSDRKKQLEEQRLDIDAVLAEIDTLEEHCRQVIDTMTGKEATS encoded by the coding sequence ATGAGCGAAGAACGCCTTTTCACCATTTCCGACCTCGCGCGCGATTTCGACATCACGTTGCGCACCATCCGCTTCTACGAGGAACAGGGCCTGATCGAGCCGCAACGCGAAGGCCGCCAGCGGCTGTTCACCCACCGCGACCGCGCGCGGCTGCGGCTGATCCTGCGCGGCAAGCGCATTGGTCTGGCACTGTCGGAGATCCGCGAGATCCTGGACCTGTACGAACTGGCGCGCGACGAGGCCAGCCAGTCGCTGAAGCTGCTGCAGCTGCTGTCCGACCGCAAGAAGCAGCTGGAAGAGCAGCGCCTGGACATCGACGCCGTGCTGGCCGAAATCGACACGCTGGAAGAACACTGCCGCCAGGTAATCGACACCATGACCGGCAAGGAAGCCACAAGCTAG
- a CDS encoding DUF2062 domain-containing protein, translated as MARLKRWVRGKMGIAHGWLQTPALRFVRPYLDQPRLWSVQRRNVARAVAVGMFSGLMPGPTQMLTAGLLALLFRINLPVALICTLYTNPFTYLPLYFLAFRLGERLLGQAVPATMPQMPEGAWHDLALWGPQLLHWLREYGTPLLLGVPVLGLILAALGYGAVMLGWRLVVRHHWQQRKTQRGSHRKNSQ; from the coding sequence ATGGCACGGTTGAAACGCTGGGTGCGCGGCAAGATGGGCATTGCCCACGGTTGGCTGCAGACGCCGGCGCTGCGCTTTGTGCGCCCTTATCTCGACCAGCCGCGGCTATGGAGCGTGCAGCGCCGCAATGTGGCGCGCGCGGTGGCGGTGGGCATGTTTTCCGGGCTGATGCCCGGGCCGACGCAGATGCTTACCGCCGGGCTGCTGGCGTTGCTTTTCCGCATCAACCTGCCGGTGGCGCTGATCTGCACGCTGTACACCAATCCGTTCACCTATCTGCCGCTGTACTTCCTGGCTTTTCGGCTAGGGGAGCGCTTACTTGGGCAGGCGGTGCCGGCTACAATGCCGCAGATGCCGGAAGGCGCCTGGCATGACCTCGCCCTGTGGGGGCCGCAGCTGCTGCACTGGCTGCGCGAGTACGGTACCCCGCTGTTGCTGGGCGTGCCGGTACTGGGGCTGATACTGGCGGCTCTGGGCTACGGCGCGGTCATGCTCGGCTGGCGTCTTGTGGTACGTCACCATTGGCAACAGCGAAAGACTCAGCGTGGATCTCACAGAAAAAACTCTCAGTAG
- a CDS encoding acyl-CoA dehydrogenase C-terminal domain-containing protein translates to MPAYQAPLRDFDFVLNELIKVQEVLPSLPGYEEASQDIFTSYLEAAAQFCQQELAPLNRQADEEGCQFDPATKSVTTPTGFKQAYQQYCELGFPALDCDPAYGGQGMPKSLAFPVMEMQCAANVAWSMYPGLSHGAYSAIHAHGSDEQKATYLPRLVDGSWTGTMCLTEPHCGTDLGLLKTRAEPNADGSYNITGTKIFISAGEHDMSDNIIHLVLARLPDAPRDVKGISLFIVPKFHQDGSRNSVYCGSLEHKMGIKANATAVINLDGAQGWLIGEANKGLACMFTMMNAARLGCGMQGLGIGEASYQGALAYARERLQMRALAGAKFPEKPADPIIVHPDVRRMLLTQKAYTEAGRALSAMLALQLDIEDKHPDAEARQDAADLVALLTPVAKAFMTDNGYTAANLGMQVFGGHGFIREWGMEQLVRDCRISQIYEGTNGIQAIDLLGRKVLLDQGAKLRKFSKQIHKFCQANEGNAQLAEFVGPLAKLLKEVGDITMGVGMASMQDRDAAGAAATDYLRLVGHLTYAWLWARMAEVAYARLETGGDAFYQAKITTARFYYAKLLPEVEALKVSIKSGAQPLMALEDEHFAF, encoded by the coding sequence ATGCCTGCTTACCAAGCACCGCTGCGCGATTTTGATTTTGTCCTCAACGAGCTGATCAAAGTTCAGGAAGTACTGCCCTCGCTGCCGGGTTACGAAGAGGCCAGCCAGGACATCTTCACTTCCTACCTGGAAGCCGCCGCCCAGTTCTGCCAGCAAGAACTGGCACCGCTGAACCGCCAGGCCGACGAAGAAGGCTGCCAGTTCGACCCGGCCACCAAATCGGTAACCACACCGACCGGCTTCAAGCAGGCCTACCAGCAGTATTGCGAGCTGGGCTTCCCGGCGCTGGACTGCGACCCGGCCTACGGCGGCCAGGGCATGCCCAAATCGCTGGCCTTCCCGGTGATGGAAATGCAGTGTGCGGCCAACGTGGCGTGGTCGATGTACCCGGGGCTGTCGCACGGCGCCTACTCCGCCATCCACGCTCACGGCAGCGATGAGCAGAAGGCCACCTACCTGCCGCGCCTGGTGGACGGCAGCTGGACCGGCACCATGTGCCTGACCGAGCCGCACTGCGGCACCGATCTGGGTCTGCTGAAGACCCGCGCCGAACCGAACGCGGACGGCAGCTACAATATCACCGGCACCAAGATCTTCATCTCCGCCGGCGAGCACGACATGTCCGACAACATCATCCACCTGGTGCTGGCGCGCCTGCCGGATGCGCCCAGGGACGTAAAAGGCATCTCGCTGTTCATCGTGCCCAAGTTCCACCAGGACGGTAGCCGCAACAGCGTGTACTGCGGCAGCCTGGAACACAAGATGGGCATCAAGGCCAACGCCACCGCGGTGATCAACCTCGACGGCGCCCAGGGCTGGCTGATCGGCGAGGCGAACAAGGGCCTGGCCTGCATGTTCACCATGATGAACGCCGCGCGCCTGGGCTGCGGCATGCAGGGCCTGGGCATTGGCGAGGCGTCCTACCAGGGCGCGCTGGCCTACGCCCGCGAACGCCTGCAGATGCGCGCGCTGGCCGGGGCGAAGTTCCCGGAAAAACCGGCCGACCCCATCATCGTGCACCCGGACGTGCGCCGCATGCTGCTGACGCAGAAGGCCTACACCGAGGCCGGCCGCGCGCTGTCGGCGATGCTGGCGCTGCAGCTGGATATCGAAGACAAGCACCCGGATGCCGAGGCACGGCAGGATGCCGCCGACCTGGTGGCGCTGCTTACCCCGGTGGCCAAGGCCTTCATGACCGACAACGGCTACACTGCGGCCAACCTTGGCATGCAGGTATTCGGCGGCCACGGCTTCATCCGCGAATGGGGCATGGAGCAGCTGGTGCGCGACTGCCGCATCTCGCAGATCTACGAAGGCACCAACGGCATCCAGGCCATCGACCTCCTGGGCCGCAAGGTGCTGCTGGACCAGGGCGCCAAGCTGCGCAAGTTCAGCAAGCAGATCCACAAGTTCTGCCAGGCCAACGAGGGCAACGCGCAGTTGGCCGAGTTCGTCGGCCCGCTGGCCAAGCTGCTGAAGGAAGTGGGCGACATCACCATGGGCGTGGGCATGGCCTCGATGCAGGATCGCGATGCCGCCGGCGCCGCTGCCACCGACTATCTGCGCCTGGTCGGTCACCTGACCTATGCCTGGCTGTGGGCGCGCATGGCGGAAGTGGCCTACGCCAGGCTGGAAACCGGCGGTGATGCTTTCTACCAGGCCAAGATCACCACCGCCCGCTTCTACTACGCCAAGCTGCTGCCGGAAGTGGAAGCACTGAAGGTGAGCATCAAGTCCGGCGCGCAGCCGCTGATGGCGCTGGAGGACGAGCACTTCGCGTTCTGA
- a CDS encoding nuclear transport factor 2 family protein yields MTAAERIVQAQLDAYNAHDLAAFTACYADDVKVYRLPSMALSLDGKAALAEHYARHRFTLPLLHAALLARIVHGNRVIDHEDVTLDEARRMRAVAIYDVNADGLIGAVWFVDSE; encoded by the coding sequence ATGACCGCCGCCGAACGCATCGTTCAGGCCCAACTGGATGCCTACAACGCCCATGACCTGGCCGCCTTCACCGCCTGCTACGCCGACGATGTGAAGGTCTACCGCCTGCCGTCGATGGCGCTGAGCCTGGATGGCAAGGCCGCGCTGGCCGAGCACTACGCGCGCCACCGCTTCACCCTGCCGCTGCTGCATGCGGCACTGCTGGCGCGCATCGTGCACGGCAACCGCGTGATCGACCACGAAGACGTAACGCTGGACGAAGCGCGCCGCATGCGCGCGGTGGCAATCTACGACGTCAATGCCGACGGTCTGATCGGCGCCGTCTGGTTCGTCGATAGCGAATGA
- a CDS encoding YecA family protein, with amino-acid sequence MTRFDEADLTRLEMLLTPLSQAGTTMRPDEAQGFFAALACGPDKLDIDTWLPEVLGDAPAFDNPEHEAEVRSLLQKFYNATADALADGELPELVLYEEEEGEEADFRPWCNAFMYALDVVPTDWFEAADDEGFEDLLMPVMALGGMFDGEDGEAALLQFGEAEINGFKGEFEDALLAVYNYWRAKEQAPVTVRRDGDKVGRNDPCPCGSGKKYKACHGRN; translated from the coding sequence ATGACCCGATTCGACGAGGCCGACCTCACCCGCCTGGAAATGCTGCTGACCCCGCTGTCGCAGGCAGGTACCACCATGCGCCCGGACGAAGCGCAGGGCTTCTTCGCTGCGCTGGCATGCGGCCCGGACAAGCTGGACATCGACACCTGGCTGCCGGAAGTGCTGGGTGACGCCCCGGCCTTCGACAACCCGGAGCACGAAGCCGAAGTGCGCAGCCTGCTGCAGAAGTTCTACAACGCCACCGCCGACGCGCTGGCTGACGGCGAGCTGCCGGAGCTGGTGCTGTATGAAGAGGAAGAAGGCGAGGAAGCCGACTTCCGCCCGTGGTGCAATGCCTTCATGTACGCGCTGGACGTGGTGCCCACCGACTGGTTCGAGGCTGCCGACGACGAGGGTTTCGAAGACCTGCTGATGCCGGTGATGGCGCTGGGTGGCATGTTCGATGGCGAAGACGGCGAGGCTGCTCTGCTGCAGTTCGGCGAGGCCGAAATCAACGGCTTCAAGGGCGAGTTCGAGGATGCGCTGCTGGCGGTGTACAACTACTGGCGCGCCAAGGAGCAGGCACCGGTAACCGTGCGCCGCGACGGCGACAAGGTTGGCCGCAACGACCCGTGCCCGTGCGGCAGCGGCAAGAAGTACAAGGCCTGCCACGGCCGTAACTGA
- a CDS encoding isovaleryl-CoA dehydrogenase — protein MYSSLRFDFGETYDMLRESVRDFAQSEIAPRAADIDRDNLFPADLWQKFGDLGLLGITVSEEYGGANMGYLAHMIAMEEISRASASVALSYGAHSNLCVNQIYKNGNAAQKQKYLPKLISGEHIGALAMSEPNAGSDVVSMKLRADKVAGGYKLNGSKMWITNGGDADTLVVYAKTDINAGPKGITAFIIEKGYAGFSHGSKLDKLGMRGSNTYPIFFDDCFVPEENVLGGEGNGVKVLMSGLDFERAVLSAGPLGIMQGCMDVVVPYLNDRKQFGQSIGDFQLMQGKLADMYVKLSASRAYVYAVGQALDRGESGRQTRKDAAGAILYAAENATQMALDAIQCLGGNGYINEYSTGRLLRDAKLYEIGAGTSEIRRWLIGRELMAETR, from the coding sequence ATGTACAGCAGCCTGCGCTTTGACTTTGGTGAAACCTACGACATGCTGCGCGAATCGGTGCGCGACTTCGCCCAGAGCGAGATCGCCCCGCGCGCTGCCGACATCGACCGCGACAACCTGTTCCCGGCCGACCTGTGGCAGAAGTTCGGCGACCTGGGCCTCCTGGGCATCACCGTCAGCGAGGAATACGGTGGCGCCAATATGGGCTACCTGGCGCACATGATCGCCATGGAAGAGATCAGCCGCGCCAGCGCCTCGGTGGCCCTCTCCTACGGTGCGCACTCCAACCTGTGCGTGAACCAGATCTACAAGAACGGCAACGCGGCACAAAAGCAGAAATACCTGCCCAAGCTGATCTCCGGCGAGCACATCGGCGCGCTGGCCATGTCCGAGCCCAACGCCGGCTCCGACGTGGTGAGCATGAAGCTGCGCGCCGACAAGGTGGCCGGCGGCTACAAGCTCAACGGCAGCAAGATGTGGATCACCAATGGCGGCGACGCCGACACCCTGGTGGTATACGCCAAGACCGACATCAACGCCGGGCCGAAAGGCATTACTGCCTTCATCATCGAAAAGGGCTACGCCGGCTTCAGCCACGGCAGCAAGCTGGACAAGCTGGGCATGCGCGGCTCCAACACCTACCCCATCTTCTTTGACGACTGCTTCGTGCCGGAAGAAAACGTGCTGGGCGGCGAAGGCAATGGCGTGAAAGTGCTGATGAGCGGCCTGGACTTCGAACGCGCGGTGCTGTCCGCCGGTCCGCTGGGCATCATGCAGGGCTGCATGGACGTGGTAGTGCCCTACCTGAACGACCGCAAGCAGTTCGGCCAGAGCATCGGCGACTTCCAGCTGATGCAGGGCAAGCTGGCCGACATGTACGTGAAGCTGTCCGCCAGCCGCGCCTACGTCTACGCCGTAGGCCAGGCGCTGGACCGCGGCGAATCCGGCCGCCAGACCCGCAAGGACGCCGCCGGCGCCATCCTCTACGCCGCCGAGAACGCCACCCAGATGGCGCTGGACGCCATCCAGTGCCTGGGCGGCAACGGCTATATCAATGAATACAGCACCGGCCGCCTGCTGCGCGATGCCAAGCTGTACGAGATCGGCGCCGGCACCAGCGAGATCCGCCGCTGGCTGATCGGCCGCGAGCTGATGGCCGAAACCCGGTAA